The Magnolia sinica isolate HGM2019 chromosome 9, MsV1, whole genome shotgun sequence genome contains a region encoding:
- the LOC131256973 gene encoding omega-6 fatty acid desaturase, chloroplastic isoform X1: MLARIATLYVSISSTSKSHPHLSASSASLLLPLREIHLSLSLSLSLSLAPKGALLDWSFCRNSAFADGLQTCRFQIPSCGIYHLKLGAFLHKGSKLQPCLFHKKNARVTQAVALPVPAPSIDSAEQRKKICESYGFTQIGEPLPENVTLKDIIDTLPKKVFEIDDTKAWKSVLISVTSYALGIFMISKAPWYLLPLAWAWTGTAVTGFFVIGHDCAHKSFSKNKLVEDIVGTLAFLPLIYPYEPWRFKHDRHHAKTNMLSEDTAWHPVWREEFDYSPALRKAIIFGYGPFRPWMSIAHWLMWHFDLKKFRPNEIKRVKISLACVYAFIAFGWPLIVYKTGVLGWIKFWLMPWLGYHFWMSTFTMVHHTAPHIPFKSSDEWNAAESQLGGTVHCKYPRWIEILCHDINVHIPHHISPRIPSYNLRAAHQSLQENWGKYLNEASWNWRLMKTIMTTCHVYNKEQNYIPFDDISPQDSQPIAFLRKVMPNYA; this comes from the exons ATGCTCGCGCGAATCGCCACACTGTACGTGTCCATATCATCAACCTCAAAATCCCATCCACACCTATCAGCATCCTCAGCCTCCCTATTACTTCCTCTTCGGgaaattcatctctctctctctctctctctctctctctctctcgctccgaAGGGGGCACTTTTGGACTGGAGTTTCTGCAGAAATTCTGCTTTTGCAGATGGCTTGCAGACTTGCAGATTCCAGATTCCATCTTGCG GCATATACCATCTAAAATTGGGAGCTTTTCTTCACAAAGGGAGCAAACTTCAGCCATGTTTGTTTCACAAGAAGAATGCAAGAGTCACACAGGCTGTGGCACTCCCAGTTCCAGCACCCTCAATAGATAGTGCAgagcaaagaaagaaaatatgTGAGAGCTATGGCTTTACCCAAATTGGAGAACCGCTTCCGGAGAATGTTACCTTGAAGGATATCATTGATACCCTACCTAAAAAG GTATTTGAAATTGACGATACAAAGGCTTGGAAGTCAGTTTTGATATCAGTAACTTCTTATGCATTGGGTATTTTTATGATTTCGAAAGCTCCATGGTACTTGCTCCCTCTGGCTTGGGCGTGGACCGGCACTGCAGTGACTGGG ttttttgTGATAGGACATGATTGTGCCCACAAATCATTTTCAAAGAACAAATTAGTGGAAGATATTGTTGGGACTCTGGCCTTTTTGCCCCTGATATACCCTTATGAACCATGGCGCTTTAAACATGATAGACATCATGCAAAGACAAACAT GTTGTCAGAAGACACTGCTTGGCATCCTGTTTGGAGGGAAGAGTTCGATTACTCCCCAGCTTTGCGCAAGGCGATTATATTTGGATATGGTCCATTTCGGCCTTGGATGTCTATTGCTCACTG GTTGATGTGGCACTTCGATTTGAAAAAGTTCCGACCGAATGAAATCAAAAGGGTGAAGATAAGCTTGGCATGCGTATATGCATTTATTGCATTTGGATGGCCTTTAATTGTCTACAAGACGGGGGTATTGGGATGGATAAAGTTCTGGTTGATGCCATGGCTGGGGTATCACTTTTGG ATGAGCACTTTCACGATGGTCCATCATACAGCTCCTCATATACCTTTTAAATCATCTGACGAGTGGAATGCTGCCGAGTCCCAGCTAGGCGGGACAGTCCATTGCAAATATCCTCGTTG GATAGAGATCCTCTGTCACGATATCAATGTGCACATCCCGCACCATATTTCTCCGAGGATACCAAGCTACAACCTCCGGGCAGCGCATCAGTCTCTCCAAGAGAACTGGGGCAAG TATCTCAACGAAGCAAGCTGGAATTGGCGATTAATGAAGACGATAATGACAACATGTCATGTCTACAACAAGGAGCAAAACTACATTCCTTTCGATGACATTTCCCCCCAAGATTCTCAGCCGATTGCATTCCTCCGAAAAGTAATGCCCAACTACGCATGA
- the LOC131256973 gene encoding omega-6 fatty acid desaturase, chloroplastic isoform X3 has product MLARIATLYVSISSTSKSHPHLSASSASLLLPLREIHLSLSLSLSLSLAPKGALLDWSFCRNSAFADGLQTCRFQIPSCGIYHLKLGAFLHKGSKLQPCLFHKKNARVTQAVALPVPAPSIDSAEQRKKICESYGFTQIGEPLPENVTLKDIIDTLPKKVFEIDDTKAWKSVLISVTSYALGIFMISKAPWYLLPLAWAWTGTAVTGFFVIGHDCAHKSFSKNKLVEDIVGTLAFLPLIYPYEPWRFKHDRHHAKTNMLSEDTAWHPVWREEFDYSPALRKAIIFGYGPFRPWMSIAHWLMWHFDLKKFRPNEIKRVKISLACVYAFIAFGWPLIVYKTGVLGWIKFWLMPWLGYHFWDRDPLSRYQCAHPAPYFSEDTKLQPPGSASVSPRELGQVSQRSKLELAINEDDNDNMSCLQQGAKLHSFR; this is encoded by the exons ATGCTCGCGCGAATCGCCACACTGTACGTGTCCATATCATCAACCTCAAAATCCCATCCACACCTATCAGCATCCTCAGCCTCCCTATTACTTCCTCTTCGGgaaattcatctctctctctctctctctctctctctctctctcgctccgaAGGGGGCACTTTTGGACTGGAGTTTCTGCAGAAATTCTGCTTTTGCAGATGGCTTGCAGACTTGCAGATTCCAGATTCCATCTTGCG GCATATACCATCTAAAATTGGGAGCTTTTCTTCACAAAGGGAGCAAACTTCAGCCATGTTTGTTTCACAAGAAGAATGCAAGAGTCACACAGGCTGTGGCACTCCCAGTTCCAGCACCCTCAATAGATAGTGCAgagcaaagaaagaaaatatgTGAGAGCTATGGCTTTACCCAAATTGGAGAACCGCTTCCGGAGAATGTTACCTTGAAGGATATCATTGATACCCTACCTAAAAAG GTATTTGAAATTGACGATACAAAGGCTTGGAAGTCAGTTTTGATATCAGTAACTTCTTATGCATTGGGTATTTTTATGATTTCGAAAGCTCCATGGTACTTGCTCCCTCTGGCTTGGGCGTGGACCGGCACTGCAGTGACTGGG ttttttgTGATAGGACATGATTGTGCCCACAAATCATTTTCAAAGAACAAATTAGTGGAAGATATTGTTGGGACTCTGGCCTTTTTGCCCCTGATATACCCTTATGAACCATGGCGCTTTAAACATGATAGACATCATGCAAAGACAAACAT GTTGTCAGAAGACACTGCTTGGCATCCTGTTTGGAGGGAAGAGTTCGATTACTCCCCAGCTTTGCGCAAGGCGATTATATTTGGATATGGTCCATTTCGGCCTTGGATGTCTATTGCTCACTG GTTGATGTGGCACTTCGATTTGAAAAAGTTCCGACCGAATGAAATCAAAAGGGTGAAGATAAGCTTGGCATGCGTATATGCATTTATTGCATTTGGATGGCCTTTAATTGTCTACAAGACGGGGGTATTGGGATGGATAAAGTTCTGGTTGATGCCATGGCTGGGGTATCACTTTTGG GATAGAGATCCTCTGTCACGATATCAATGTGCACATCCCGCACCATATTTCTCCGAGGATACCAAGCTACAACCTCCGGGCAGCGCATCAGTCTCTCCAAGAGAACTGGGGCAAG TATCTCAACGAAGCAAGCTGGAATTGGCGATTAATGAAGACGATAATGACAACATGTCATGTCTACAACAAGGAGCAAAACTACATTCCTTTCGATGA
- the LOC131256973 gene encoding omega-6 fatty acid desaturase, chloroplastic isoform X2: MACRLADSRFHLAAPQQTAVRSRRFSLNTPPGIYHLKLGAFLHKGSKLQPCLFHKKNARVTQAVALPVPAPSIDSAEQRKKICESYGFTQIGEPLPENVTLKDIIDTLPKKVFEIDDTKAWKSVLISVTSYALGIFMISKAPWYLLPLAWAWTGTAVTGFFVIGHDCAHKSFSKNKLVEDIVGTLAFLPLIYPYEPWRFKHDRHHAKTNMLSEDTAWHPVWREEFDYSPALRKAIIFGYGPFRPWMSIAHWLMWHFDLKKFRPNEIKRVKISLACVYAFIAFGWPLIVYKTGVLGWIKFWLMPWLGYHFWMSTFTMVHHTAPHIPFKSSDEWNAAESQLGGTVHCKYPRWIEILCHDINVHIPHHISPRIPSYNLRAAHQSLQENWGKYLNEASWNWRLMKTIMTTCHVYNKEQNYIPFDDISPQDSQPIAFLRKVMPNYA; encoded by the exons ATGGCTTGCAGACTTGCAGATTCCAGATTCCATCTTGCG GCCCCCCAACAAACGGCAGTTCGTAGCCGTAGATTTTCACTGAATACTCCTCCTG GCATATACCATCTAAAATTGGGAGCTTTTCTTCACAAAGGGAGCAAACTTCAGCCATGTTTGTTTCACAAGAAGAATGCAAGAGTCACACAGGCTGTGGCACTCCCAGTTCCAGCACCCTCAATAGATAGTGCAgagcaaagaaagaaaatatgTGAGAGCTATGGCTTTACCCAAATTGGAGAACCGCTTCCGGAGAATGTTACCTTGAAGGATATCATTGATACCCTACCTAAAAAG GTATTTGAAATTGACGATACAAAGGCTTGGAAGTCAGTTTTGATATCAGTAACTTCTTATGCATTGGGTATTTTTATGATTTCGAAAGCTCCATGGTACTTGCTCCCTCTGGCTTGGGCGTGGACCGGCACTGCAGTGACTGGG ttttttgTGATAGGACATGATTGTGCCCACAAATCATTTTCAAAGAACAAATTAGTGGAAGATATTGTTGGGACTCTGGCCTTTTTGCCCCTGATATACCCTTATGAACCATGGCGCTTTAAACATGATAGACATCATGCAAAGACAAACAT GTTGTCAGAAGACACTGCTTGGCATCCTGTTTGGAGGGAAGAGTTCGATTACTCCCCAGCTTTGCGCAAGGCGATTATATTTGGATATGGTCCATTTCGGCCTTGGATGTCTATTGCTCACTG GTTGATGTGGCACTTCGATTTGAAAAAGTTCCGACCGAATGAAATCAAAAGGGTGAAGATAAGCTTGGCATGCGTATATGCATTTATTGCATTTGGATGGCCTTTAATTGTCTACAAGACGGGGGTATTGGGATGGATAAAGTTCTGGTTGATGCCATGGCTGGGGTATCACTTTTGG ATGAGCACTTTCACGATGGTCCATCATACAGCTCCTCATATACCTTTTAAATCATCTGACGAGTGGAATGCTGCCGAGTCCCAGCTAGGCGGGACAGTCCATTGCAAATATCCTCGTTG GATAGAGATCCTCTGTCACGATATCAATGTGCACATCCCGCACCATATTTCTCCGAGGATACCAAGCTACAACCTCCGGGCAGCGCATCAGTCTCTCCAAGAGAACTGGGGCAAG TATCTCAACGAAGCAAGCTGGAATTGGCGATTAATGAAGACGATAATGACAACATGTCATGTCTACAACAAGGAGCAAAACTACATTCCTTTCGATGACATTTCCCCCCAAGATTCTCAGCCGATTGCATTCCTCCGAAAAGTAATGCCCAACTACGCATGA